In a genomic window of Canis lupus familiaris isolate Mischka breed German Shepherd chromosome 28, alternate assembly UU_Cfam_GSD_1.0, whole genome shotgun sequence:
- the SEMA4G gene encoding semaphorin-4G isoform X1 yields MWGRLWPLFLSFLTATAVPGPSLRRPSRELDATPRMTIPYEELSRTRHFKGQAQNYSTLLLEESSARLLVGARGALFSLNARDIGDGAHKEIHWEASPEMQSKCHQKGKNNQTECFNHVRFLQRLNATHFYACGTHAFQPLCAAIDAEAFTLPTSFEEGKEKCPYDPARGFTGLIIDGGLYTATRYEFRSIPDIRRSRHPHSLRTEEAPMHWLNDAEFVFSVLVRESETSAVGDDDKVYYFFTERATDEGPNSFAQSRNSHRVARVARVCKGDLGGKKILQKKWTSFLKARLICHIPQYEMLRAVCSLNADTSAHTHFYAAFTLTTQWKTLEASAICRYDLAELQAVFAGPYMEYQDGARRWGRYEGGVPEPRPGSCITDSLRTRGYNSSQDLPSLVLDFVKLHPLMARPVVPTRGRPLLLKRSVRYTHLTGTPVTTPAGLTYDLLFLGTADGWIHKAVVLGSGMHIIEETQVFKEPQSVENLVISPMQHSLYVGAPSGVIQLPLSSCSRYRSCYDCILARDPYCGWDPSTHACTVFNRSQGSRTALIQDMERGNRGCEGNRDTGPPPPLKMRSVLRGDDVLLPCDQPSNLARALWLLNGSMGLSDGQHGYRVGVDGLLVTDIQPEHSGNYGCYAEENGLRTLLASYSLTVRPATPAPAPQAPAMPGAQLAPDIRLLYVLAIAALGGLCLILASSLLYVACLQGGRRGRRRKYSLGRAGRAGGSAVQLQTVSGQCPEEEDEGDDGEGAGGLEGGCLQIIPGEGAPAPPPPPPPPPPAELTNGLVALPSRLRRMNGNSYVLLRQSNNGVPAGPCSFAEELSRILEKRKHTQLVEHLDESSV; encoded by the exons ATGTGGGGGAGGCTCTGGCCCCTCTTCCTGAGCTTCCTCACAGCCACTGCAGTCCCTGGACCCTCACTTCGGAGACCATCCAGAGAACTAGATGCCACCCCGCGGATGACCATCCCCTATGAAG AGCTCTCTAGGACCCGGCATTTCAAGGGTCAAGCCCAGAACTACTCAACACTGCTACTGGAGGAGTCCTCTGCAAGACTGCTGGTTGGAGCCCGAGGTGCCCTGTTCTCTCTCAATGCCCGTGACATAGGAGATGGGGCTCACAAAGAG ATCCACTGGGAGGCCTCCCCAGAGATGCAAAGCAAATgtcatcaaaaaggaaaaaacaaccaG ACGGAATGCTTCAACCACGTGCGATTCCTTCAGCGGCTCAATGCTACCCACTTCTATGCATGCGGGACTCATGCCTTCCAGCCCCTCTGTGCAGCCATT GATGCTGAGGCCTTCACCTTGCCAACAAGCTttgaagaggggaaggagaaatgtCCTTACGACCCAGCCCGTGGCTTCACAGGCCTCATCATTG ATGGAGGCCTCTACACAGCCACCCGGTATGAATTCCGGAGCATCCCTGACATCCGCCGGAGCCGACACCCACACTCCCTGAGGACCGAGGAGGCTCCGATGCACTGGCTCAACG ATGCTGAGTTTGTGTTCTCTGTCCTGGTGCGGGAGAGTGAGACTAGTGCAGTGGGTGACGATGACAAAGTTTACTACTTCTTCACGGAGCGTGCCACTGACGAGGGCCCCAACAGCTTTGCTCAAAGCCGCAACAGCCACCGTGTGGCCCGTGTAGCCCGTGTGTGCAAG GGAGACCTGGGAGGAAAGAAGATCTTGCAGAAGAAGTGGACCTCCTTCCTAAAGGCACGTCTCATCTGTCACATTCCACAGTATGAGATGCTACGTGCTGTCTGCAGCCTGAATGCTGACACCTCAGCCCACACGCACTTCTATGCGGCTTTCACACTGACCACACAGTG GAAGACCTTAGAGGCCTCAGCCATCTGCCGCTACGACCTGGCCGAGCTGCAGGCTGTCTTCGCAGGTCCCTACATGGAATACCAGGATGGTGCCCGGCGCTGGGGCCGCTATGAGGGTGGGGTGCCGGAGCCCCGGCCTGGCTCA tgCATCACAGATTCATTGCGCACCCGCGGCTACAACTCATCCCAGGATTTGCCGtccctggtcctggactttgtgAAGTTGCACCCACTGATGGCTCGGCCCGTGGTGCCCACACGCGGACGGCCCCTGCTGCTCAAGCGCAGTGTGCGCTATACACACCTCACAGGGACACCTGTCACCACGCCTGCCGGGCTCACCTATGACCTGCTGTTTCTGGGCACAG CTGATGGCTGGATCCACAAGGCTGTGGTGCTGGGCTCTGGAATGCACATTATCGAAGAGACGCAAGTATTCAAGGAGCCCCAGTCTGTGGAAAATCTGGTCATCTCTCCAATGCAG CATAGCCTCTACGTGGGGGCCCCTAGTGGAGTCATCCAGCTACCACTGTCTAGCTGCTCCCGCTATCGCTCCTGCTATGACTGCATCCTGGCCCGGGACCCCTACTGTGGCTGGGACCCCAGCACCCATGCCTGCACCGTATTCAACAGGTCCCAAGGTAGCAG GACAGCACTGATTCAGGACATGGAGAGAGGAAACCGAGGCTGTGAAGGCAACAGGGACACAG ggccaccaccaccactgaaAATGCGCTCTGTGCTCCGAGGTGATGATGTCCTTCTGCCCTGTGACCAGCCATCCAACCTGGCCCGGGCCTTGTGGCTGCTCAATGGAAGCATGGGCCTAAGCGACGGGCAGCACGGCTACCGTGTGGGTGTGGACGGGTTGTTGGTGACAGACATACAGCCCGAGCACAGTGGCAACTATGGCTGCTATGCTGAGGAGAATGGCCTCCGTACCCTCCTGGCCTCCTACAGTCTCACAGTCCGGCCAGccactcctgccccagctccacAAGCCCCTGCCATGCCTGGGGCACAGCTGGCACCTGACATAAGGCTGCTCTATGTGCTAGCCATTGCTGCACTTGGGGGCCTCTGCCTCATCCTAGCTTCCTCCCTCCTCTACGTGGCCTGTCTTCAAGGAGGCAGACGAGGACGTCGAAGAAAATACTCTCTGGGTCGGGCTGGCCGGGCAGGGGGCTCTGCTGTGCAGCTGCAGACTGTTTCAGGCCAGTGTCCTGAAGAGGAAGATGAGGGCGATGATGgcgagggggctgggggcctggaagGTGGCTGCCTCCAGATCAtccctggggagggagccccagcccccccgcctccaccacccccacccccaccggctGAGCTGACCAATGGGCTGGTGGCTCTGCCCAGCCGGCTGCGCAGGATGAATGGCAACAGCTACGTGCTCCTGAGGCAGAGCAACAATGGAGTGCCAGCAGGGCCCTGCTCCTTTGCTGAGGAGCTCAGCCGCAtcctggagaaaaggaaacacacacagCTCGTAGAGCACCTGGATGAGAGCTCTGTCTGA
- the MRPL43 gene encoding 39S ribosomal protein L43, mitochondrial isoform X1, which translates to MTARGTPSRFLASVLYNGLGRYVQQLQRLSFNLSRDAPSSRGAREFVEREVADFARRNPGVVIYVNSRPCCVPRVVAEYLNGAVREESIHCKSVEEIATLVQKLANQSGLDVIRIRKPFHTDSPSIQGQWHPFTNKPTMLGGLRPREVQDAALAQAQVP; encoded by the exons ATGACGGCGCGCGGGACCCCGAGCCGCTTCCTGGCCAGTGTCCTCTACAACGGGCTGGGCCGGTACGTGCAGCAGTTGCAGCGTCTCAGCTTTAACCTCAGCCGCGATGCGCCCTCGTCCCGCGGTGCCAG GGAGTTCGTGGAACGGGAGGTGGCCGACTTCGCGCGACGGAACCCGGGGGTCGTAATATACGTGAACTCGAGGCCGTGCTGTGTGCCCAGAGTAGTGGCCGAATACC TTAATGGGGCAGTGCGCGAGGAGAGCATCCACTGCAAGTCAGTCGAGGAGATTGCGACGCTGGTGCAGAAGCTGGCGAACCAGTCGGGCCTGGATGTGATCCGCATCCGCAAGCCCTTCCACACTGACAGTCCTAGCATCCAGGGCCAGTGGCACCCCTTCACCAACAAACCGACAATGTTGGGTGGGCTACGCCCGCGAGAAGTCCAGGATGCTGCGCTAGCCCAGGCGCAAGTGCCGTAA
- the SEMA4G gene encoding semaphorin-4G isoform X2 — protein MKSSLGPGISRVKPRTTQHCYWRSPLQDCWLEPEIHWEASPEMQSKCHQKGKNNQTECFNHVRFLQRLNATHFYACGTHAFQPLCAAIDAEAFTLPTSFEEGKEKCPYDPARGFTGLIIDGGLYTATRYEFRSIPDIRRSRHPHSLRTEEAPMHWLNDAEFVFSVLVRESETSAVGDDDKVYYFFTERATDEGPNSFAQSRNSHRVARVARVCKGDLGGKKILQKKWTSFLKARLICHIPQYEMLRAVCSLNADTSAHTHFYAAFTLTTQWKTLEASAICRYDLAELQAVFAGPYMEYQDGARRWGRYEGGVPEPRPGSCITDSLRTRGYNSSQDLPSLVLDFVKLHPLMARPVVPTRGRPLLLKRSVRYTHLTGTPVTTPAGLTYDLLFLGTADGWIHKAVVLGSGMHIIEETQVFKEPQSVENLVISPMQHSLYVGAPSGVIQLPLSSCSRYRSCYDCILARDPYCGWDPSTHACTVFNRSQGSRTALIQDMERGNRGCEGNRDTGPPPPLKMRSVLRGDDVLLPCDQPSNLARALWLLNGSMGLSDGQHGYRVGVDGLLVTDIQPEHSGNYGCYAEENGLRTLLASYSLTVRPATPAPAPQAPAMPGAQLAPDIRLLYVLAIAALGGLCLILASSLLYVACLQGGRRGRRRKYSLGRAGRAGGSAVQLQTVSGQCPEEEDEGDDGEGAGGLEGGCLQIIPGEGAPAPPPPPPPPPPAELTNGLVALPSRLRRMNGNSYVLLRQSNNGVPAGPCSFAEELSRILEKRKHTQLVEHLDESSV, from the exons ATGAAG AGCTCTCTAGGACCCGGCATTTCAAGGGTCAAGCCCAGAACTACTCAACACTGCTACTGGAGGAGTCCTCTGCAAGACTGCTGGTTGGAGCCCGAG ATCCACTGGGAGGCCTCCCCAGAGATGCAAAGCAAATgtcatcaaaaaggaaaaaacaaccaG ACGGAATGCTTCAACCACGTGCGATTCCTTCAGCGGCTCAATGCTACCCACTTCTATGCATGCGGGACTCATGCCTTCCAGCCCCTCTGTGCAGCCATT GATGCTGAGGCCTTCACCTTGCCAACAAGCTttgaagaggggaaggagaaatgtCCTTACGACCCAGCCCGTGGCTTCACAGGCCTCATCATTG ATGGAGGCCTCTACACAGCCACCCGGTATGAATTCCGGAGCATCCCTGACATCCGCCGGAGCCGACACCCACACTCCCTGAGGACCGAGGAGGCTCCGATGCACTGGCTCAACG ATGCTGAGTTTGTGTTCTCTGTCCTGGTGCGGGAGAGTGAGACTAGTGCAGTGGGTGACGATGACAAAGTTTACTACTTCTTCACGGAGCGTGCCACTGACGAGGGCCCCAACAGCTTTGCTCAAAGCCGCAACAGCCACCGTGTGGCCCGTGTAGCCCGTGTGTGCAAG GGAGACCTGGGAGGAAAGAAGATCTTGCAGAAGAAGTGGACCTCCTTCCTAAAGGCACGTCTCATCTGTCACATTCCACAGTATGAGATGCTACGTGCTGTCTGCAGCCTGAATGCTGACACCTCAGCCCACACGCACTTCTATGCGGCTTTCACACTGACCACACAGTG GAAGACCTTAGAGGCCTCAGCCATCTGCCGCTACGACCTGGCCGAGCTGCAGGCTGTCTTCGCAGGTCCCTACATGGAATACCAGGATGGTGCCCGGCGCTGGGGCCGCTATGAGGGTGGGGTGCCGGAGCCCCGGCCTGGCTCA tgCATCACAGATTCATTGCGCACCCGCGGCTACAACTCATCCCAGGATTTGCCGtccctggtcctggactttgtgAAGTTGCACCCACTGATGGCTCGGCCCGTGGTGCCCACACGCGGACGGCCCCTGCTGCTCAAGCGCAGTGTGCGCTATACACACCTCACAGGGACACCTGTCACCACGCCTGCCGGGCTCACCTATGACCTGCTGTTTCTGGGCACAG CTGATGGCTGGATCCACAAGGCTGTGGTGCTGGGCTCTGGAATGCACATTATCGAAGAGACGCAAGTATTCAAGGAGCCCCAGTCTGTGGAAAATCTGGTCATCTCTCCAATGCAG CATAGCCTCTACGTGGGGGCCCCTAGTGGAGTCATCCAGCTACCACTGTCTAGCTGCTCCCGCTATCGCTCCTGCTATGACTGCATCCTGGCCCGGGACCCCTACTGTGGCTGGGACCCCAGCACCCATGCCTGCACCGTATTCAACAGGTCCCAAGGTAGCAG GACAGCACTGATTCAGGACATGGAGAGAGGAAACCGAGGCTGTGAAGGCAACAGGGACACAG ggccaccaccaccactgaaAATGCGCTCTGTGCTCCGAGGTGATGATGTCCTTCTGCCCTGTGACCAGCCATCCAACCTGGCCCGGGCCTTGTGGCTGCTCAATGGAAGCATGGGCCTAAGCGACGGGCAGCACGGCTACCGTGTGGGTGTGGACGGGTTGTTGGTGACAGACATACAGCCCGAGCACAGTGGCAACTATGGCTGCTATGCTGAGGAGAATGGCCTCCGTACCCTCCTGGCCTCCTACAGTCTCACAGTCCGGCCAGccactcctgccccagctccacAAGCCCCTGCCATGCCTGGGGCACAGCTGGCACCTGACATAAGGCTGCTCTATGTGCTAGCCATTGCTGCACTTGGGGGCCTCTGCCTCATCCTAGCTTCCTCCCTCCTCTACGTGGCCTGTCTTCAAGGAGGCAGACGAGGACGTCGAAGAAAATACTCTCTGGGTCGGGCTGGCCGGGCAGGGGGCTCTGCTGTGCAGCTGCAGACTGTTTCAGGCCAGTGTCCTGAAGAGGAAGATGAGGGCGATGATGgcgagggggctgggggcctggaagGTGGCTGCCTCCAGATCAtccctggggagggagccccagcccccccgcctccaccacccccacccccaccggctGAGCTGACCAATGGGCTGGTGGCTCTGCCCAGCCGGCTGCGCAGGATGAATGGCAACAGCTACGTGCTCCTGAGGCAGAGCAACAATGGAGTGCCAGCAGGGCCCTGCTCCTTTGCTGAGGAGCTCAGCCGCAtcctggagaaaaggaaacacacacagCTCGTAGAGCACCTGGATGAGAGCTCTGTCTGA